GGCTGCATCTGGTCGAGGGCACGGTCAAGGCCTACGTCAGCGCGGTTCTGGACCGGCTCGGCGTACGCAACCGGGTACAAGCGGCGATCGTGGCGTACGAGGCGGGACTGGTGGAGGCATGAGGGGGTGGTGCGCTCGTGGCCTTGCACGGCTTTGAACACCGCGCACGCGGCCCGGTGCAGCGCCTCGCCGCGCGTCCCGGCTCACCGGCGCACGGGCGTCTCGTACGACACGATGGGCGCCGGGCCCGGCCCCATCACCCACCGCACGGCCGGTGCCGACCAGGTGCGCATCGCCCCGGCCAGCCGCGTCATCGGCGCCGTGCCCAGCCGTACGGCGGCGAGGGTGACGAGCGTGCCCAGCCCTAGCCCTGCCAGGACGTCGTGGGGATAGTGCACGCCGACGAAGACCCGGGAGAAGGCCATGAGCAGGGCGAGCGGGGCCGTCAGCCACAGCAGCGTGCGCCGGACCAGGGCCAGGGCGACCGCCGAGGCGCCCGCGATCGTGGCGTGGTTGGACGGAAAGGACCAGTCGCCGTGCGGCGGGCATGCGGCCAGCGACACGGCCGCACCGGCCACCGCCCGGCACGGACGCTCCTCCGTGACAGCGGACTTGAGCACCTCACTGCACACATACGCCACAGCGGTGGCCAGAGGTGCAAGGGCCGCTATCGCGAACGCGTGGGGGCTGTCGCGGCGGGCACGCCACCAGCCGGCGACGAACAGCGCGACGAAGACCAGCAGTCCGGCCTCCGTCCATGTTCTGGCCCCGTGTTGTACCCACATCGGGGTGTCGTGGGCGAAGTCGGTGATGTCGCGGTAGAGCGCGGCGTTCTCGAAGGTCATGGTCACGGACGGTAGGCGACGGGTTGATCTCGTCACACCCTGCGATCGTCACGTCTCGTACCTGACGAAAGACGGGGGTGGGGACGTCATTTCCGGGATGATGATCCGGAAAAGTTGTAGGCCAGAGCGGCGGGTGGGACAGGTGAACGCGCCGATCTCTCGTAAGGTTTGCGCCGTGGGATCTCTGCGCAATCCGGTCGGGCCGCTTCCCTCCTCCATCTACTGGCGTCGGAGGGTCGTACTGGTGTCTGTGGTCGCCGTGTTGGCGCTGCTGACCACCTGGATCGTGACGATGGGCGGCGGGGGCGGCAAGGACGGCGACAACGGCGCCAACGGCAAGAATCCCGCGCCCTCCATCACGCCCGGCCCGTCCAGTTCGGGCCCGGCCATCAGCCAAGCGCCCGGCGGACGCGACGAGTCGGGCGGCGGCGGTTCCGGCGGCTCGTCGTCCGGGTCCGGCGACGGCTCCGGTGACGGCTCGGGCGACGGGTCGGGAGACGGTTCGGGCTCGGGCTCCGGCGACGGTTCCGGCTCGGGCGGTTCCGGGGGGTCGGGCGGCGGCGGTTCCGGCGGCTCGGGGAGCGGCACCACCGCGGGCGGCGTCGGCGTCGGCGACACCCTGCCGGCCGGATCGACCCTGCCCAACTGCACTGCCGCCGCAGTGAAGTTCAGCCTGCGCAGCCGGCACAACACCTACGACCCCGAGCAGACGCCCACGTTCCTGCTGACCGCGCGGAACGTCTCCGGCAGCGACTGCAAGATCGACCTCGGGCCGAAGAACGCGGTGTTCACGATCGCCCCGGCGAGCAGCGACGACGACTACTGGTCCTCCGAGGACTGCCCCAAGGCCGCCGCGCACCAGCTGTACCGGGTCGCCGCCGGCAGTGGCATCACCTACACCGTGAAGTGGGACCGCAAGCCGAGCGCCCCCGAGTGCGCCACGCCTCCGGCGGGTTCGGCCGGGGCGGGCACGTACCTGGTGGAAGCCAAGGCTCCGGGCTTTGCGAAGGTGCAGACGTCGTTCGTGCTGTCGGCCGACTGAAGCCCGAAACACCTGAGGGCGGTACCCCCTTGCCGGGTACCGCCCTCAGCCGTTCTGCCGTTCCTGCCGGGTCTGCCGTACGCGTCAGACGTACCGCTCCAGGATCGACGACTCCGCCAGCCGCGACAGCCCCTCGCGGACGCTGCGCGCCCGGGCCTCACCCACGCCGTCCACCGTCTGCAGGTCGTCGACGCTCGCGGCGAGCAGCTTCTGCAGCCCGCCGAAGTGCTCGACCAGGCGGTCGATGATCGCGCCGGGGAGCCGGGGCACCTTGGCGAGGAGGCGGAAGCCGCGCGGGGAGACCGCCGAGTCCAGCGTCTCGGGCGCGCCGGTGTAGCCCAACGCCCGGGCCACCGTGGACATTTCGAGCAGCTCGGCGTGGGTGAGGGCGTCGAGTTCGGCGAGGGCCTCGTCGACCGTGCGGGAGCGTTTGGCCGTGGGCTCGGGGACGTAGTCCCGCACGACCAGCTCGCGCTCGGGCTCCACGCCCGCGATCAGCTCGTCGAGCTGGAGGGCCAGCAGCCGGCCGTCCGTGCCCAGCTCCACCACGTACTCGGCGATCTCGGTGGCGATGCGGCGCACCATCTCCAGACGCTGGGCGACCGCCGAGACGTCCCGGACGGTGACCAGGTCCTCGATCTCCAGCGCCGACAGCGTGCCCGCGACCTCGTCGAGGCGGAGCTTGTAGCGCTCGAGGGTGGCGAGCGCCTGGTTGGCGCGGGACAGGATCGCCGCCGAGTCCTCCAGGACGCGGCGCTGGCCGTCGACGTACAGGGCGATCAGCCGCATCGACTGGGAGACGGAGACCACCGGGAAGCCGACCTGCTTGCTGACGCGGTCCGCGGTGCGGTGCCGGGTGCCCGTCTCCTCCGTCGGGATCGTGGGGTCCGGGACCAGCTGCACGCCCGCGCGCAGGATCTTCGACAGGTCCGAGGACAGCACGATGCCGCCGTCCAGCTTGCACAGCTCGCGCAGCCGGGTCGCGGTGAACTCGACGTCCAGCACGAAGCCGCCGCTGCACAGCGTCTCGACCGTCTTGTCGAAGCCGAGCACGATGAGCCCGCCTGTGTTGCCGCGGAGCACCCGCTCCAGGCCGTCACGCAGGGCGGTGCCGGGTGCCACGGCGCTCAGAGAGGCGCGCATCAGGCCATCGGTACCGGCACTCCCGCCGGACTTTCCGGGAGCCGATGCCCGGTCGTTGGCTGCCACTGCACTCCTCCGGTCGCAGGTCCTGGGCGCCCCCGTGTCGCGCGCTCGGTTCGCACGGACGGGCGAGACCAGGGCAAAGTCTACCGGCGACCCTCCTCGTCCTGTGGGGCCTCTCTGCGACGGGACCGGGGAAGGACCCGCAGGGCGTCCCCTATGTCCGCGACTTCCAGGACCTTCATGCCCGCCGGGACCTTGCCCGGGTCGCTCGGCACCAGGGCGTGTGTGAAGCCCAGGCGGTGGGCTTCGGCCAGTCTGCGCTGCACTCCGGTGACCCGTCTCACCTCGCCCGCCAGGCCCACTTCGCCGATCGCGACGAGGTTCTTCGGGAGAGGTGTGTCACTCGCCGCGCTCGCCAGGGCGAGGGCGACGGCCAGGTCCGCGGCCGGCTCGGAGAGCTTCACACCGCCGACCGTCGCGGAGTAGATGTCCCTTTTGCCCAAGGCGCTGATCCGCCCGCGCTGTTCCAGCACCGCGAGCATCATCGAGACGCGGGAGGTCTCCAGGCCCGAGGTGGTGCGGCGCGGGGAGGGGATCTGCGAGTCGACCGTGAGCGCCTGGACCTCGGCGACCAGCGGGCGGCGGCCCTCCAGGGTGACGGTCAGGCAGGTGCCCGGGACCGGTTCGGCCCGGCGGGTCAGGAAGAGTCCGCTCGGGTCGGCGAGGCCCGTGATGCCCTCGTCGTGCAGCTCGAAGCAGCCGACCTCGTCGGTGGTGCCGTAGCGGTTCTTGACGCCGCGCACGAGCCGGAGGCGGGCGTGCCGGTCGCCCTCGAAGGACAGGACCACGTCCACGAGGTGCTCCAGCAGGCGCGGCCCGGCGATCGCGCCGTCCTTGGTGACATGGCCCACCAGCAGCGTGGACATGCCGCGATCCTTGGAGGCCCGGATGAGGGCGCCGGCGACCTCCCGCACCTGGGCCATGCCGCCGGGCGCTCCGTCGATCTCCGGGGAGGCCACCGTCTGCACCGAGTCCATGATCAGCAGCGACGGCTTCACCGCGTCCAAATGGCCCAGCACCGCCGCCAGATCCGTCTCGGCCGCCAGGTACAGGTGGTCGTCGATGGCGCCGATGCGGTCGGCGCGCAGCCGGACCTGGCTGGCCGACTCCTCGCCCGTGACGTACAGCGTGCGGTGCTCGTCGCTCGCGGACTTGGCGGCCACGTCGAGCAGGAGCGTCGACTTGCCGACGCCCGGTTCGCCCGCGACCAGCACCACCGCGCCGGGGACCAGTCCGCCGCCGAGCACGCGGTCCAGCTCGGGGACGCCGGTGGGGCGGGCGGTGGCCTGGCGGCCGTCCACCTGGCCGATGGGCAGGGCGGAGGTGGTGACCCGGCCCGGTGTCGTCGTACGCACCGCGGGCGCGCCGTACTCCTCGACCGTCCCCCAGGCCTGGCACTCGGGGCAGCGGCCGAGCCACTTCGCCGTCTGCCACCCGCACTCCGTGCAGCGGTAGGACGGGCGGTCCTTGGTGGTCTTCGTACGGGCAGCCATGGACGAAACCGTAGCCGCCGGCACTGACATCGCGGGGACCGGCCGGCGGCGGCCGCTTGCGCGCCAGGGGCCCGCCACCCCGCGCCAAAGGCGGAACGCCCGGCGGCGGCCACCTGCGCGCCAGGGGTCCGCCACCCCGCGCCAGCGGCGGAACGCCTGGTTCATGTCCCCGATTGAGGGATCGTTTCACCCGTACGGATTAAATGTGCTCAAGCCGCCTGAAGGTGCCACTCCCGGCCGCCTACGGTCGCCGAATGATGAGCAGTACTCCGGAGATCTCGACCCGCTCGACCCGCACGGCCGGCGCACACCGGGCCCACCGGGAAGCGCGTGACCGCGGGGCGGCGCGCACGCTGGCGCAGCGGCCGCCCGCGCGCTACGAGCCCTACCTGGACGGCCTGTTCACCTACTGCCTGTCCGTGCTGTGCGACCACGAGGCCGCGACCGCCGCCCTGGGCGACGTCCTCGCACTCGCCGAACGCCGCGGCCGGCACGTCCCCGGGGCACCCGCGGACCGCAGGGCCTGGCTGTACGCGCTGGCCCGCTGGGCGTGCCTGCGCAAGCTGGCCGAGGCCAAGCAGAAACGTCAGAGCAGCCACGCCGCGGGCCGCACCGACCGGCGGCGTGCCGACCGTCCGGCCGCTCCGGCCCCCTCCGAGGAGGTCCAGGAGCGGCGCCGTCGCGAACTGGCGCTGCTGGCCTGGCCGGAGGCCGCCGGCACCACCCCGGAGCAGCGGGAGGCGCTCGAACTGGCCGTGCGCCACCATCTCGCCGCCCGCGAGGTCGCCGCCGTCCTCGGCATGGACCCGGCCGCCGCCCGCGATCTGCTCGCCTCCGCCGCGTGCGAGGTGGAACGCACGCGTGCGGCCCTCGCCGTGGTCGAGACCGGGGCGTGTCCGAGCGTCGCGCACCTCGCCGGCGACGACCGGCTCGTGCTCGGCACGGCCCTGCGGAGCGAACTCGTCCGGCACGTCGACGACTGCCCGCGCTGCCGCCGCACCGCCGAGCGAGCCATCCCCGGCCGCTGGCCGGGCACCAGCGTCACGCCCGCCGAACTGCCCGTCCTGCCGGCGCCCCGGGCGGCCCTGCACGTCGCCATGGCCCACCACCCGCGCGCGCGAAGCGCGGCACCCCGCTTCGACCGGCGCGGCTTCCCGATGGACCCCAAGGACCACGCCGCCCGAAGGGACCGCCTGCGCGCGCGTGCCGTCACCACGACCGTCGTCGCCACCGTCGTGGCCGCCCCCGTGCTGGCCCTGTGGGCCGCCTACCGGGGCACCCCGGTCGGCGAGGGACAGGACGGCCGCTCGGCCTCCGCGCGCGAGGCGGACGACCCGTTCGGCCTGGACGGCGAGATGGCGGGCGGCGGCTACGAGAACACCGGCAACGCGAGCACGCGGCCCGGCCCCCGCTTCGGCAAGGACGGCAAGGCCGACGTCTCCGTCGAGGTCATCGGCGTCGCCGGCGCCGGCCGCGAGGCCGCCCTGGAGGTCACGGCCGACAACAGCGGTGACACCACCCTCGTCACCCTGACCGCGACCGGCCCGGCCCCGGTCCGCTGGTCCGCGTCCACGGGAGCCCACTGGCTCTACCTCAGCCAGTCGTCGGGAACGCTCCGGCCCGGCGAGTCGTTGACGATCAAGGTGTACGTCGACCACCTGCGGGAGCCCGCCGGCCCCTGGCAGGCGCGGGTCGCGGTCGCCCCGGTGGGCGCCGTCGTCCACATCGAGGGCTACGGCGCCGCGCCCAGCACCTCCGGCCCCGGCCCGGACCCCCGCCCCGGCGGCCCTGCCGAGCCGACTCCCACCCAGCCCGACCCGACTCCCACGACCTCCGCCCCGGACCCGGACCCGCCGCCGACCACCCCGCCGCCGTCGACCGACCCGGACCCCACGCCCACGCCGACGGACCCGGGCCCGACCGACCCGACGGGCTCGACGCCGCCGCCCTCGGACAGCGGCGACCCGAGCCCGGCCACGTCGTAGGCGGGCCCTCAGGCCCCCGGATCCGCAGGGTGCGGTGCCAGCAGCGGCAGCTGCGAGGCCAGCCGCTCCTCGCACAGTTCGACCAGCCGGTCGTAGCCGGCCTTGCCCATCAGCTCGATCAGCTCCGGCCGGTAGGAGACGTACACCGGGTCGCCCGCGCCGTGCGCCGAGGTCGCCGACGTGCACCACCAGTGCAGGTCGTGGCCACCCGGGCCCCAGCCGCGGCGGTCGTACTCACCGATCGACACCTGCAGGACGCGCGTGTCGTCGGGCCGGTCGATCCACTCGTACGTCCGCCGTACCGGCAGCTGCCAGCAGACGTCCGGCTTGGTCTCCAGCGGCTCGCGGCCCTCCTTCAGAGCGAGGATGTGCAGCGAGCAGCCCATGCCGCCCTTGAAGCCGGGCCGGTTCTGGAAGATGCACGAGCCCTGGAACGGCCGCGTCTGCCGCTCGCCGTCCTCGTCCTCGGAGACCCAGCCGCCCCGCGTGCCCTCGGCGTGGTGCTGCCAGATGTCCGGCGTGAGCCTGGCCACATGCCCGGCGACGCGCTTCTCGTCGTCCTCGTCGGAGAAGTGGGCACCCAAGGTGCAGCACCCGTCATCCGCGCGGCCCGCCTGGATGCCCTGGCAGCCGCTGCCGAAGATGCAGTTCCAGCGAGAGGTCAGCCATGTCAGATCGCAGCGGAAGACCTGCTCGTCGTCCGCCGGATCGGGAAACTCCACCCACGCGCGGGCGAAGTCCAGGCCCTTCTCGTCGGGTACCGCGACGCCCGGTGATTTGTCGCGCTTGGCCTTTTTCGTCTTTGGCACGTGTCCAGGGTACGGGCCTTGTGCCCCCGCCGAGGACGGCGGACGGGCCGGTGGGCAGTAGCGTTCCGTACATGAGACTCGGTGTCCTCGACGTGGGATCGAACACGGTGCATCTGCTCGTGGTGGACGCGCATCCCGGCGCGTGCCCCCTGCCCGCGCATTCGCACAAGGCGGAACTGCGCCTCGCCCAGCTCCTCGACGAGGACGGCGCGATCGGCCCGCACGGCGTCGACCGGCTGGTCTCGGTCGTCCAGGAGGCGCTCCAGGCCGCCGAGGACAAGGGCGTCGAGGACCTGTTGCCGTTCGCCACCTCCGCCGTGCGCGAGGCCCGCAACGCCGATGACGTCCTCGCGCGCGTGCGCACCGAGACGGGCGTCGAGCTCCAGGTCCTCACCGGCTCCGAGGAGGCCCGGCTGACCTTCCTCGCCGCCCGCCGCTGGTTCGGCTGGTCGGCCGGGAAGCTGCTGGTCCTGGACATCGGCGGCGGCTCCCTGGAGGTCGCGTACGGCATCGACGAGGAGCCCGACGCGGCCGCCTCGCTGCCGCTGGGCGCCGGCCGCCTCACCGCCGGCTGGCTGCCCGGTGATCCGCCCGACCCGGACGACGTCCGCGCCCTGCGCCGCCACGTGCGGACCGAGATCGCCCGCACGGTCGGCGAGTTCAGCCGCTTCGGCACCCCCGACCACGTCGTCGCCACGTCGAAGACCTTCAAGCAGCTGGCCCGCATCGCCGGCGCGGCCCGCTCCGCCGAGGGCCTCTACGTCCTGCGCGAGCTCAAGCGGGAGTCCCTGGAGGGCTGGGTCCCGCGCCTGGCCGCCATGACGGAGCGGGAGCGCGCGGAGCTGCCGGGCGTCTCGGAGGGCAGGGCCGGCCAGCTCCTGGCGGGCGCCCTGGTGGCCGAGGCGGCGATGGACCTCTTCGGCGTGGAGCGTGTCGACATATGCCCGTGGGCGCTGCGGGAGGGCGTGATCCTGCGTCGCCTGGATCACATGGAGTCGGTGTAGGGGCCCGCCCGCCTATGGCAAACACCACAACGGCGAAGAGGCCCCCCACCTCACCCCGACCACACCCCGTAATCTGTCCTGCATGGCAGAGCCAGCCGTGAAGATCCCGGACGCGAAGGTCGCCCTGTCGACGGCCTCGGTCTACCCGGAGTCGACGGCCACGGCCTTCGAGATCGCCGCGCGCCTCGGGTACGACGGAGTCGAGGTCATGGTCTGGACCGACCCGGTCAGCCAGGACATCGACGCCCTGCGCAGACTCAGCGACTACCACCGGATCCCGGTCCTGGCCGTGCACGCCCCCTGCCTGCTCATCACGCAGCGCGTCTGGTCCACCGACCCGTGGACCAAGCTCCAGCGGGCCCGCGCGGCGGCCGAGAAGCTCGACGCGAGCACGGTCGTCGTCCACCCCCCGTTCCGCTGGCAGCGCCAGTACGCCCGGGACTTCGTCGCCGGCATCTGGCGCATGGCGAACGAGACGGACGTACGGTTCGCCGTCGAGAACATGTATCCCTGGCGCTACCGCGACCGCGAGATGCTCGCGTACGCCCCCGACTGGGACGTCACGAAGGACGACTACCGGCACTTCACGATCGACCTCAGCCACACCGCGACGGCCCGCTCCGACGCGCTGGACATGGTCGACCGCATGGGGGACCGTCTCGGCCACGTCCACCTCGCCGACGGCCGGGGCTCGGCCAAGGACGAGCACCTGGTGCCCGGCCGCGGTACGCAGCCCTGTGCCGAGGTGCTGGAGCGGCTCGCCCTGACCGGCTTCGACGGGCACGTCGTCAT
This is a stretch of genomic DNA from Streptomyces hawaiiensis. It encodes these proteins:
- a CDS encoding phosphatase PAP2 family protein, producing the protein MTFENAALYRDITDFAHDTPMWVQHGARTWTEAGLLVFVALFVAGWWRARRDSPHAFAIAALAPLATAVAYVCSEVLKSAVTEERPCRAVAGAAVSLAACPPHGDWSFPSNHATIAGASAVALALVRRTLLWLTAPLALLMAFSRVFVGVHYPHDVLAGLGLGTLVTLAAVRLGTAPMTRLAGAMRTWSAPAVRWVMGPGPAPIVSYETPVRR
- the disA gene encoding DNA integrity scanning diadenylate cyclase DisA; translation: MAANDRASAPGKSGGSAGTDGLMRASLSAVAPGTALRDGLERVLRGNTGGLIVLGFDKTVETLCSGGFVLDVEFTATRLRELCKLDGGIVLSSDLSKILRAGVQLVPDPTIPTEETGTRHRTADRVSKQVGFPVVSVSQSMRLIALYVDGQRRVLEDSAAILSRANQALATLERYKLRLDEVAGTLSALEIEDLVTVRDVSAVAQRLEMVRRIATEIAEYVVELGTDGRLLALQLDELIAGVEPERELVVRDYVPEPTAKRSRTVDEALAELDALTHAELLEMSTVARALGYTGAPETLDSAVSPRGFRLLAKVPRLPGAIIDRLVEHFGGLQKLLAASVDDLQTVDGVGEARARSVREGLSRLAESSILERYV
- the radA gene encoding DNA repair protein RadA, whose amino-acid sequence is MAARTKTTKDRPSYRCTECGWQTAKWLGRCPECQAWGTVEEYGAPAVRTTTPGRVTTSALPIGQVDGRQATARPTGVPELDRVLGGGLVPGAVVLVAGEPGVGKSTLLLDVAAKSASDEHRTLYVTGEESASQVRLRADRIGAIDDHLYLAAETDLAAVLGHLDAVKPSLLIMDSVQTVASPEIDGAPGGMAQVREVAGALIRASKDRGMSTLLVGHVTKDGAIAGPRLLEHLVDVVLSFEGDRHARLRLVRGVKNRYGTTDEVGCFELHDEGITGLADPSGLFLTRRAEPVPGTCLTVTLEGRRPLVAEVQALTVDSQIPSPRRTTSGLETSRVSMMLAVLEQRGRISALGKRDIYSATVGGVKLSEPAADLAVALALASAASDTPLPKNLVAIGEVGLAGEVRRVTGVQRRLAEAHRLGFTHALVPSDPGKVPAGMKVLEVADIGDALRVLPRSRRREAPQDEEGRR
- a CDS encoding BACON domain-containing protein; this encodes MMSSTPEISTRSTRTAGAHRAHREARDRGAARTLAQRPPARYEPYLDGLFTYCLSVLCDHEAATAALGDVLALAERRGRHVPGAPADRRAWLYALARWACLRKLAEAKQKRQSSHAAGRTDRRRADRPAAPAPSEEVQERRRRELALLAWPEAAGTTPEQREALELAVRHHLAAREVAAVLGMDPAAARDLLASAACEVERTRAALAVVETGACPSVAHLAGDDRLVLGTALRSELVRHVDDCPRCRRTAERAIPGRWPGTSVTPAELPVLPAPRAALHVAMAHHPRARSAAPRFDRRGFPMDPKDHAARRDRLRARAVTTTVVATVVAAPVLALWAAYRGTPVGEGQDGRSASAREADDPFGLDGEMAGGGYENTGNASTRPGPRFGKDGKADVSVEVIGVAGAGREAALEVTADNSGDTTLVTLTATGPAPVRWSASTGAHWLYLSQSSGTLRPGESLTIKVYVDHLREPAGPWQARVAVAPVGAVVHIEGYGAAPSTSGPGPDPRPGGPAEPTPTQPDPTPTTSAPDPDPPPTTPPPSTDPDPTPTPTDPGPTDPTGSTPPPSDSGDPSPATS
- a CDS encoding Ppx/GppA phosphatase family protein, with protein sequence MRLGVLDVGSNTVHLLVVDAHPGACPLPAHSHKAELRLAQLLDEDGAIGPHGVDRLVSVVQEALQAAEDKGVEDLLPFATSAVREARNADDVLARVRTETGVELQVLTGSEEARLTFLAARRWFGWSAGKLLVLDIGGGSLEVAYGIDEEPDAAASLPLGAGRLTAGWLPGDPPDPDDVRALRRHVRTEIARTVGEFSRFGTPDHVVATSKTFKQLARIAGAARSAEGLYVLRELKRESLEGWVPRLAAMTERERAELPGVSEGRAGQLLAGALVAEAAMDLFGVERVDICPWALREGVILRRLDHMESV
- a CDS encoding sugar phosphate isomerase/epimerase family protein, with the protein product MAEPAVKIPDAKVALSTASVYPESTATAFEIAARLGYDGVEVMVWTDPVSQDIDALRRLSDYHRIPVLAVHAPCLLITQRVWSTDPWTKLQRARAAAEKLDASTVVVHPPFRWQRQYARDFVAGIWRMANETDVRFAVENMYPWRYRDREMLAYAPDWDVTKDDYRHFTIDLSHTATARSDALDMVDRMGDRLGHVHLADGRGSAKDEHLVPGRGTQPCAEVLERLALTGFDGHVVIEVNTRRAMSSAEREADLAEALAFTRLHLASAVKVPRR